The genomic segment CCCCGGCCCCGCCGCCGCCCTCGCCCGCGACGCGCACGCGCTGGCCGCTCCTGACGCCGGCGGGAATCTTCACGTCCACCTGGCGCCGCGCCCGCTCCCAGCCGTTTCCGTGACACGTGGCGCACGGCTGGCCCTTGACGTTGCCGCTGCCGTGACAGGTCGGGCACGGCTCGTCGAGGTCGAGCGCGAAGGTGCGGCGCGTGCCAGCGAACGCCTCCTCGAGCGTGATCTCGATCGCCGCCTGCACGTCCTGGCCTCGGCGTGGCCGCCGGGCGCCGAACCACTCCCCGGCGTCGAAGCCGGCGCCGCGCCCCGCGCGCCGGCCGCCGAGGTCGCCGAACACGGTGCGGAAGAACTCCGAGAAGTCTCCCAGGTCGCCGGGATCGCCCTGGTACTCGACCCTGAACCCGCCGCGATCTCCTGCCGGACCCTGCTGGACGTGGCGCTGCCAGTCGGGGCCGAGCGTGTCGTAGCGGCGGCGCTTCTCGCGATCCGAGAGAACCTCGTAGGCCTCGCCGATCTCCTTGAACCGCTCGCCGGCGTCCTTGGTCTTGGCGACATCCGGGTGGTACTTGCGCGCCAGCTTCCGGTAGGCGGACTTGATCGCCTTGTCGTCCGCGTTCCGGTCGACACCCAGAATCCGGTAATAGTCCTTGAACTCGACGCTCATCGGCGACTGATCCTACAAAGAATATAGCAGATAAGTTTAGTCTGTCTAGCTAAGATGCCTCAGCCACTGGGGTCAAGTGGCTGAAATAACGACCGTTTGGTGTTCCGGCGATCCCTATGGCCGGGCGGCGTCGCCCCCCGCTCACCCGCGGCCGAGCGTGAAGGCTACGTAGAGCGACATCGGGCCCCGCTGCAGGAGCACCGTGAGCCGGTCGCCCTCCTTCACGTCGCGCGTGAGGCGATCGAAGTCGGACATGCCGCGGATGTTCTGGCGGTTGATCTGCTTGATGATGTCGCCGCGCTGGACCCCCGCCTCGCCGGCCGGGCTCCCGTCCTCCACGCGCGCCACGAACACGCCCTCGAGCGAGCGCAGGTTGAGGCGCGCCGCCAGATCGGGCGTGATCGGCCGCACCTCGAGCCCGAGGAGCGAGCGGGGGCCGCCGGGGCGCCTCGACGCTTCCCGCTCGTCGGGCGCCTGGGCGATCTTCACCTCGATCGCCAGCTCCTTCTGCTCGCGCCAGACCTTGAGCTTCGCGACGCGGTCGGGCGCGGAGAGACCGACGGCGCGCTGCAGGTCGCCCGGCCCCTCGAGCCGCTTGCCGTCGAACTCGACCAGGATGTCGCCCCGCTGGATGCCGGCCCGGGCCGCCGGACTGTCGGGCACGACCTCGTTGACGAGCACCCCCTTGGCGTCGCGGGTCCCGAACTCGCGGGCGAGGTCGGGCGTGAGCGGCTGGATCGAGACGCCCAGCCAGCCGCGGGTCACGCGGCCCTTGTCGCGGAGCTCCGTGTAGATCTTCCGGGCCATGTTGGACGGGATCGCGAACCCGATGCCGGAGCCCCCGGCGACGATCGCGGTGTTGATCCCGATCACCTCGCCGTGCATGTTGACGAGTGGCCCGCCGGAGTTGCCCGGGTTGATCGCCGCGTCGGTCTGCAGGAAGTCGTCGAAGGGCCCCTGGCCGATCTGGCGGGCCTTGGCGCTGATGATCCCGGCCGTCACGGTCGCCTGCAGGCCGAACGGCGAGCCGACGGCGATGACCCAGTCGCCGACCTGCATCTTGTCCGAGTCGCCCAGCCGGGCGAAGCGAAAGGTGTTCTTACCGTCATCCAGCTTGAGCACGGCGAGGTCGGTCTTCTTGTCCAGGCCGATGACCTTCGCCTTGTGCTTGCTGCCGTCGAGCGTGGTGACCTCCATGTCGGTCGCGCGCTCGACGACGTGGGCGTTGGTGAGCGCGATGCCCGTGGGGTCCACGATGACGCCCGACCCCAGGCTCCGCTCGGGGATCCGCTCCGGCGCCTCGCCGAAGAAGCGGCGGTAGAACTCCTCGCCGAAGAACTCCTCGAACGGCGTGCGCCCCGGGAAGCCCCGCGACACGGTGTTGATGTTGACCACGGCCGGCTTGATCGCGTCCGCGACCGCGGCGAACGAGCCGCTCGGCAGCGGCATCTGCACCGGCAGGATCGGCGCCTGCGCCGCGGGCGCCGGGCCGAGCGCCTGGGCGCGGGCGTCGCCCCGGCCCTTGACCCATGCCCCGAGCGAGACGCCGACGACCAGGACCACGACGAGCGCCGCCAGGAACGTCCTCCGCCTGAGCTGGATCATCGCGCGGCCTCCTCCGTCACGCCCTCGCCCGCCAGCGCGCGGCGCAGCGCCTCGCCCTCGAGCGTCTCCGTGCGCTTCAGCTGCCCGGCCGCCGCGATCAGCACGGCCTTCTTGGTCGTGAGGACCCCGCAGACACGATCGTGGGTCCGGTCGAGGATCGCGCGGACCTCCTCGTCGATGGTCCGCGCCGTC from the Candidatus Methylomirabilota bacterium genome contains:
- a CDS encoding DnaJ C-terminal domain-containing protein, translating into MSVEFKDYYRILGVDRNADDKAIKSAYRKLARKYHPDVAKTKDAGERFKEIGEAYEVLSDREKRRRYDTLGPDWQRHVQQGPAGDRGGFRVEYQGDPGDLGDFSEFFRTVFGDLGGRRAGRGAGFDAGEWFGARRPRRGQDVQAAIEITLEEAFAGTRRTFALDLDEPCPTCHGSGNVKGQPCATCHGNGWERARRQVDVKIPAGVRSGQRVRVAGEGGGGAGERGDLYLEVTVSPHPMFERKGDDVHLTLPITAPEAALGTTLEVPTLKGKVSMKIPAATSSGRVFRLPGYGMPRLKGAGAGDQLVTVRIVMPSELGAAEKELYEKLRALRRDDPRAYQG
- a CDS encoding Do family serine endopeptidase, with translation MIQLRRRTFLAALVVVLVVGVSLGAWVKGRGDARAQALGPAPAAQAPILPVQMPLPSGSFAAVADAIKPAVVNINTVSRGFPGRTPFEEFFGEEFYRRFFGEAPERIPERSLGSGVIVDPTGIALTNAHVVERATDMEVTTLDGSKHKAKVIGLDKKTDLAVLKLDDGKNTFRFARLGDSDKMQVGDWVIAVGSPFGLQATVTAGIISAKARQIGQGPFDDFLQTDAAINPGNSGGPLVNMHGEVIGINTAIVAGGSGIGFAIPSNMARKIYTELRDKGRVTRGWLGVSIQPLTPDLAREFGTRDAKGVLVNEVVPDSPAARAGIQRGDILVEFDGKRLEGPGDLQRAVGLSAPDRVAKLKVWREQKELAIEVKIAQAPDEREASRRPGGPRSLLGLEVRPITPDLAARLNLRSLEGVFVARVEDGSPAGEAGVQRGDIIKQINRQNIRGMSDFDRLTRDVKEGDRLTVLLQRGPMSLYVAFTLGRG